Proteins from a single region of Tumebacillus amylolyticus:
- a CDS encoding enoyl-CoA hydratase — MPFDPKIQNFRDTPLSEERKGLVVTTIEDGIATVTLNRVEAHNALSVEMLEQFIDTLYALKFDPNVRVVVVTGAGEKSFCAGADLIQRGQMDMPQTRQHINLIRTAVNELDLMPQPVIAAVNGVAFGGGMELALPADIRIATPNAKFGLTEVALAIIPGAGGTQRLPRLIGLAKAKELILTARRIEATEAERIGLVNYVVPHEELLNKAYELAREITKNGPMAVRQAKLAINKGVEVDLATGLSIEQNAYEVILPSQDRVEGLRAFKEKRPPVYKGE, encoded by the coding sequence ATGCCGTTTGATCCCAAGATTCAGAACTTCCGCGACACGCCGCTTTCCGAAGAACGCAAAGGCCTCGTGGTGACCACCATCGAAGACGGCATCGCCACCGTCACCCTGAACCGCGTAGAAGCGCACAACGCGCTCTCCGTCGAGATGCTCGAACAATTCATCGACACGCTCTACGCGCTCAAATTCGATCCGAACGTCCGCGTCGTCGTCGTGACGGGTGCGGGCGAAAAATCGTTCTGCGCTGGTGCCGACCTGATCCAACGCGGTCAGATGGACATGCCGCAAACCCGCCAGCACATCAACTTGATTCGCACCGCCGTCAACGAACTCGACCTCATGCCGCAGCCGGTCATCGCAGCGGTGAACGGCGTGGCATTTGGCGGCGGCATGGAGCTTGCCCTGCCGGCCGACATCCGCATCGCCACTCCGAACGCCAAGTTCGGTTTGACCGAAGTGGCGCTCGCGATCATCCCGGGCGCGGGCGGCACGCAACGCCTCCCGCGTCTGATCGGCCTCGCCAAAGCGAAGGAGCTGATCTTGACCGCCCGCCGCATCGAAGCGACGGAAGCGGAGCGAATCGGCCTCGTCAACTACGTGGTCCCGCACGAAGAGTTGCTGAACAAAGCATACGAACTCGCCCGCGAGATCACGAAAAACGGCCCGATGGCCGTCCGCCAAGCGAAACTCGCGATCAACAAAGGGGTCGAAGTCGACCTCGCGACCGGGCTTTCCATCGAGCAAAACGCTTACGAAGTGATCTTGCCGTCCCAAGACCGTGTCGAAGGCCTGCGCGCTTTCAAAGAGAAACGCCCCCCGGTCTACAAAGGCGAGTAA
- a CDS encoding hydroxymethylglutaryl-CoA lyase, which produces MQLPNAVTIKEVGPRDGLQNEKTVIATSDKIEWINRLSRTGVKHIEVTSFVNPKWIPPLADSFEVATGIERVEGVTYSALVPNMRGMEGFLKANLDEVAVFMSATEAHNLKNINKSIDETFPVLKEVIDEALKNGKRVRGYVSTIFGCPYEGTTDVKQALYVSQKLLDLGIHELSLGDTIGVANPVQVQQVLEVFLKEIAGDKLAMHFHDTRGMALANVVASLQMGMTTFDGALGGLGGCPYAPGASGNVATDDLVHMLHGMGLQTGIDEGALIASAQFMQEKIGRPLPSHTLQTVNAC; this is translated from the coding sequence ATGCAACTGCCAAACGCTGTCACGATCAAGGAAGTCGGCCCGCGCGACGGCTTGCAAAACGAAAAAACCGTCATCGCGACCTCCGACAAAATCGAATGGATCAACCGCCTGTCCCGCACAGGCGTCAAACATATCGAAGTCACCTCGTTCGTCAACCCGAAGTGGATTCCGCCCTTGGCGGATTCCTTCGAGGTGGCGACGGGCATTGAACGAGTTGAGGGCGTCACGTACTCGGCGCTCGTTCCGAACATGCGCGGCATGGAAGGGTTCCTGAAAGCGAACCTCGACGAAGTGGCGGTCTTCATGTCCGCGACCGAAGCGCACAACCTCAAGAACATCAACAAATCGATCGACGAGACCTTCCCCGTGTTGAAGGAAGTCATCGACGAAGCGTTGAAAAACGGCAAGCGCGTACGCGGCTACGTCTCGACGATTTTCGGTTGCCCCTACGAAGGGACGACCGACGTCAAACAAGCGCTGTACGTCTCGCAGAAACTGCTCGACTTGGGAATTCACGAATTGTCGCTGGGAGACACGATCGGCGTCGCGAATCCGGTCCAAGTTCAGCAGGTGCTGGAAGTCTTTTTGAAAGAGATCGCAGGCGATAAACTTGCGATGCACTTCCACGACACCCGCGGCATGGCGCTGGCAAACGTCGTGGCGTCGCTCCAGATGGGGATGACCACGTTCGACGGAGCCCTCGGCGGCTTGGGCGGTTGCCCGTACGCACCGGGTGCTTCGGGCAACGTCGCGACAGACGACCTCGTTCACATGTTGCACGGGATGGGTCTCCAAACCGGCATCGACGAAGGAGCCCTGATCGCCTCCGCTCAATTCATGCAAGAAAAAATCGGCCGCCCGCTGCCGTCGCATACTCTGCAAACCGTCAACGCTTGCTAA
- a CDS encoding acetyl-CoA carboxylase biotin carboxyl carrier protein subunit produces MTEITASMAGNVWKVLVKIGDTVEDGQDVVILESMKMEIPIAADFGGKVVEVRAEEGGFVNEGDVLVVIED; encoded by the coding sequence ATGACTGAAATCACCGCAAGCATGGCAGGAAACGTATGGAAAGTTCTCGTTAAAATCGGCGACACCGTCGAAGACGGCCAAGACGTGGTCATCCTCGAATCGATGAAAATGGAAATCCCGATCGCAGCAGACTTCGGCGGCAAAGTCGTGGAAGTGCGCGCAGAAGAGGGCGGTTTCGTCAACGAAGGCGACGTTCTGGTCGTAATCGAGGACTAA
- a CDS encoding acetyl-CoA carboxylase biotin carboxylase subunit, translating to MFRKVLIANRGEIACRVIRTCKALGIQTVGIYSEADAEAPHVTLADEAFLVGAPPVAQSYLNVERILEILKETGADAVHPGYGLLSENTDFARRIEEAGVTFIGPSIEAIAAMGSKIESRKAMETAGVPVVPGITRPLVDAEEGVTVANEIGYPVMLKASGGGGGIGMQVCHSDEELLKAYAGNQNRAKQFFGDDAMYIEKFVEEPRHVEVQILADKQGNTVYLWERECSIQRRHQKVVEEAPSPFLDTDLRQRMGEAAVRAAKSIGYSNAGTIEFLVDKHRNFYFLEMNTRLQVEHPITEEITGLDLVAEQLRIAAGEALGYTQEDVKLEGHAIEVRIYAEDPKTFFPSPGTITRFEPPTFDYVRNEIGTAGAGAKVTPFYDPMIAKLVVKATNRLEAITRMQEALEHYHVEGIKTNIPMLREVMAHEAFRAGDTTTDFVAKHIQKK from the coding sequence TTGTTCCGTAAAGTCCTGATCGCCAACCGCGGCGAGATCGCTTGCCGCGTCATCCGCACTTGCAAAGCCTTGGGCATCCAAACGGTCGGTATATATTCCGAAGCGGACGCAGAAGCGCCGCACGTGACCCTGGCAGACGAAGCGTTCCTCGTCGGCGCACCGCCGGTCGCACAGAGTTACTTGAACGTCGAGCGTATCCTCGAAATTCTGAAGGAAACGGGAGCCGATGCCGTCCATCCGGGCTATGGCTTGCTCTCGGAGAACACCGACTTCGCTCGTCGCATCGAAGAAGCGGGCGTCACCTTCATCGGCCCGTCCATCGAAGCAATCGCCGCGATGGGCTCCAAAATCGAGTCCCGCAAAGCGATGGAGACCGCAGGCGTTCCGGTCGTGCCGGGCATTACCCGCCCGCTCGTCGATGCAGAGGAAGGCGTAACCGTCGCCAACGAAATCGGCTACCCGGTTATGCTCAAAGCATCGGGCGGCGGCGGCGGCATCGGCATGCAGGTTTGCCATTCTGACGAAGAGCTCTTGAAAGCCTACGCAGGCAACCAAAACCGCGCCAAGCAATTTTTCGGCGACGACGCGATGTACATCGAGAAGTTCGTCGAAGAACCGCGCCACGTAGAAGTCCAGATTCTCGCGGACAAGCAAGGCAACACCGTCTACCTCTGGGAACGCGAATGCTCCATCCAACGCCGTCACCAGAAAGTCGTCGAAGAAGCGCCGTCCCCGTTCTTGGACACCGACCTCCGTCAACGCATGGGCGAAGCGGCCGTGCGCGCAGCGAAGTCGATCGGCTACAGCAACGCGGGCACCATCGAGTTCCTCGTCGATAAGCACCGCAACTTCTACTTCTTGGAAATGAACACCCGTCTCCAAGTGGAGCATCCGATCACCGAAGAGATCACCGGCCTCGACCTCGTCGCCGAACAATTGCGCATCGCAGCAGGGGAAGCACTCGGCTACACCCAAGAAGATGTAAAATTAGAAGGCCACGCGATTGAAGTCCGCATCTACGCGGAAGACCCGAAAACGTTCTTCCCGTCGCCGGGCACGATCACTCGTTTTGAACCGCCGACCTTCGACTACGTGCGCAACGAAATCGGCACGGCAGGTGCGGGCGCGAAAGTTACCCCGTTCTACGACCCGATGATCGCGAAGTTGGTCGTCAAAGCGACCAACCGTTTGGAAGCGATTACACGCATGCAGGAGGCGTTGGAGCACTACCACGTCGAAGGAATCAAAACCAACATCCCGATGTTGCGTGAAGTGATGGCGCATGAAGCGTTCCGCGCCGGGGATACGACCACCGATTTTGTGGCAAAACACATTCAGAAAAAATAA
- a CDS encoding alpha/beta fold hydrolase, which yields MPRFEHDGLSHYYTVTGMGFPLILIHGMGLSHQMWIGQTPVFARHYTVIAYDVRGHGGTAPSKDSATVRTYSEDLHALFETLGIEKAVLVGYSSGTLIAEQFAIDHPEKVAGLCLIGSFAKVKGVYMSLKTMFSRWLLLTNFHKLAAYATAVSNAENLVQRGFFYRVAKRASIEEGLRILHAGEDYLTTRQVSSRIHCPVLLVHGSKDHATAIYAREFSQLLPHARLAVVEGVNHAVATRAQKTFNRLLSEWLEELKLS from the coding sequence ATGCCGCGCTTTGAACACGACGGCCTCTCGCATTACTACACGGTGACCGGCATGGGCTTCCCGCTGATTCTCATCCACGGCATGGGCCTCTCCCACCAGATGTGGATCGGCCAGACGCCCGTGTTCGCCCGCCATTACACGGTCATCGCCTACGACGTGCGGGGTCATGGCGGCACAGCACCTTCCAAAGACTCTGCGACAGTTCGCACCTACAGCGAGGATTTGCACGCTCTCTTTGAAACTCTCGGGATCGAAAAAGCCGTCCTCGTCGGCTACTCGTCCGGCACTCTGATCGCCGAGCAATTCGCCATCGACCATCCGGAAAAAGTGGCGGGTCTTTGCTTGATCGGATCGTTCGCCAAAGTCAAAGGCGTGTACATGTCGCTCAAGACGATGTTCAGCCGATGGCTCCTGCTGACCAACTTCCACAAACTCGCCGCCTACGCCACGGCGGTGAGCAATGCGGAAAATCTCGTGCAGCGCGGATTTTTTTATCGCGTTGCCAAACGGGCGAGTATCGAAGAAGGATTGCGGATTCTCCACGCCGGTGAAGACTATTTGACCACCCGTCAAGTCTCCTCGCGCATCCACTGCCCCGTCCTGCTCGTTCACGGCTCCAAAGACCACGCTACGGCCATCTACGCCCGCGAGTTCTCACAACTCCTCCCCCACGCTCGTCTCGCCGTTGTCGAAGGGGTCAACCACGCCGTTGCAACCCGCGCGCAAAAGACGTTCAATCGTCTGCTGAGCGAGTGGCTGGAAGAGTTGAAGCTTTCTTGA
- the ymfI gene encoding elongation factor P 5-aminopentanone reductase yields MTSHLTSLNASTRPLNGQTAIVTGASRGIGAAIAVGLARAGAHVVVNYRQNAEMAESVAAICRRHDVRVLTVQADVSNAADVSRLVETTSAHFGAPSILVNNAGVAHTGLLLDMTEEEWDSIMTANLKAPFLCTKAVLPHMIARQYGRIINLSSIWGLAGGSCEVAYSASKGGVIALTKALAKEMGLSGITVNAVAPGAIQTDMLGHLSDEDLAMLAEETPVGRLGTAEDVANAVQFLALPSSSFVTGQVLSPNGGYIT; encoded by the coding sequence TTGACCTCTCACCTCACATCTCTCAACGCCTCGACACGTCCCTTGAACGGGCAGACGGCCATCGTCACCGGAGCGTCTCGCGGGATCGGAGCGGCGATCGCCGTCGGTCTCGCGCGCGCCGGTGCCCACGTGGTCGTCAATTATCGGCAGAACGCCGAAATGGCTGAATCTGTAGCCGCCATCTGCCGCCGTCATGACGTGCGGGTTCTCACCGTGCAAGCGGACGTATCGAACGCAGCGGACGTCTCTCGCCTCGTCGAGACGACGTCCGCTCATTTTGGTGCGCCTTCGATTCTCGTCAACAACGCGGGAGTTGCCCACACCGGGCTCTTGCTTGACATGACGGAGGAAGAGTGGGACTCGATCATGACGGCGAATTTGAAAGCGCCGTTTCTCTGCACCAAAGCCGTTCTCCCGCATATGATTGCCCGGCAGTACGGACGAATCATTAATTTGTCGTCGATATGGGGGTTGGCGGGCGGCTCCTGTGAAGTGGCGTACAGCGCCTCCAAAGGCGGTGTGATCGCGTTGACCAAAGCGCTCGCCAAAGAGATGGGCCTCTCGGGTATCACCGTCAATGCGGTGGCTCCCGGCGCGATTCAAACCGACATGCTCGGGCATCTGAGCGACGAAGACCTCGCGATGCTCGCCGAGGAAACGCCGGTCGGCCGTCTCGGAACGGCGGAAGACGTGGCGAATGCGGTACAATTTCTTGCACTTCCCTCGTCATCGTTCGTCACAGGACAAGTCCTTTCGCCAAATGGGGGCTACATCACATAA
- the tpx gene encoding thiol peroxidase, with protein sequence MTTVAERQGITFKGGAVTLQGNVVNVGDTAPDFTVLANNLTPVTLADSKGTVRIISVVPSVDTGVCDAQTRRFNEEAATLEGVTILTVSVDLPFAQGRWCAAAGIDKVQTVSDHRDLSFGLNYGVVIKELRLLARSVFVIDANDKVVHVEYVNEVTNHPNYEAAIQAAKAAL encoded by the coding sequence ATGACCACTGTAGCAGAACGTCAAGGCATCACCTTCAAGGGCGGCGCTGTCACCCTGCAAGGCAACGTTGTAAACGTCGGCGACACCGCGCCGGACTTCACCGTCCTCGCAAACAACCTCACCCCGGTTACCCTGGCTGATTCCAAGGGCACCGTGCGCATCATCTCCGTTGTTCCGTCTGTGGACACCGGCGTTTGCGATGCACAAACCCGCCGCTTCAACGAAGAAGCTGCAACCCTCGAAGGCGTGACCATCCTCACCGTCTCCGTTGACCTCCCGTTCGCACAAGGCCGCTGGTGCGCAGCTGCGGGCATCGACAAGGTTCAAACCGTGTCCGACCACCGCGACCTGTCCTTCGGTCTGAACTACGGCGTCGTCATCAAAGAACTGCGCCTGCTCGCTCGTTCCGTCTTCGTCATCGACGCAAACGACAAAGTCGTTCACGTTGAGTACGTCAACGAAGTCACCAACCACCCGAACTACGAAGCGGCAATTCAAGCTGCGAAAGCTGCTCTGTAA
- the erpA gene encoding iron-sulfur cluster insertion protein ErpA: protein MVTLTPAAVEKVSSLIQAKDNDQLALRIFIKSGGCSGFSYGMALDEKKDNDQAFEIEGVKVVIDEMSGQYLNGAVVDFVDSMMGAGFKIENPNATSTCGCGSSFKTADGAGKPGACC, encoded by the coding sequence ATGGTAACGTTGACTCCGGCTGCGGTGGAGAAGGTCTCTTCTCTCATCCAAGCCAAAGACAATGACCAGTTGGCTCTTCGCATTTTCATTAAGTCCGGTGGTTGCTCCGGTTTCTCGTACGGCATGGCTCTCGACGAGAAGAAAGACAATGACCAAGCGTTCGAAATCGAAGGCGTGAAAGTCGTCATCGACGAAATGTCCGGCCAGTACCTGAACGGTGCTGTCGTTGACTTCGTAGACTCGATGATGGGTGCAGGCTTCAAGATCGAGAACCCGAATGCCACTTCCACCTGCGGTTGCGGTTCTTCCTTCAAAACCGCTGATGGTGCAGGCAAACCGGGCGCTTGCTGCTAA
- a CDS encoding pyridoxamine 5'-phosphate oxidase family protein — MADKVQDKLSEELVTHLQGGRMVTVASIDAENGSPNILCISWLSAIDSSTLRFAIDGRSKLLQNIEKDERVTVTVLGLGSAYAVVGTARKYTDRLENVALNMAGVEIQINSVIDIMFYGGKLTVEPAYDHTYDKALAEKYDQEVFAALRR; from the coding sequence ATGGCAGACAAAGTTCAGGACAAGCTCTCCGAAGAGTTAGTCACCCATCTCCAAGGAGGCCGCATGGTGACCGTTGCGTCCATCGACGCCGAGAACGGCTCGCCGAACATCCTGTGCATCTCGTGGTTGAGTGCGATCGACAGCTCCACCCTGAGATTTGCAATCGACGGCCGTTCAAAACTGTTGCAAAACATTGAGAAAGACGAGCGCGTGACCGTCACGGTGCTGGGTCTGGGGTCCGCGTACGCGGTCGTAGGCACAGCAAGGAAGTACACGGACCGCCTCGAGAACGTCGCGCTGAACATGGCGGGCGTGGAGATCCAAATCAACTCCGTCATCGACATCATGTTCTACGGAGGCAAGCTCACCGTGGAACCCGCGTACGACCACACCTACGACAAAGCGCTGGCTGAGAAGTATGACCAAGAGGTCTTTGCGGCCCTGCGCCGGTAG
- a CDS encoding DUF1450 domain-containing protein, translating to MGESQRIVIDFCNSNLMSFTQELIQSLREEHPEWNISKYGCLTNCGECSVRPFAILNDDIVAGETVEELRAKLLERIANL from the coding sequence ATGGGCGAAAGTCAACGCATAGTCATCGACTTTTGCAACAGCAACCTCATGTCCTTCACGCAGGAACTGATTCAGTCCCTGCGTGAGGAACATCCGGAGTGGAACATCTCCAAATACGGTTGCCTGACCAACTGCGGCGAGTGCTCCGTGCGTCCCTTTGCGATCCTCAACGACGACATCGTCGCCGGAGAGACCGTGGAGGAACTGCGCGCGAAGCTCTTGGAGCGGATTGCGAATCTGTAA
- the typA gene encoding translational GTPase TypA, producing MKYQESLRNIAIIAHVDHGKTTLVDKLLQQSGVFRANEHVAERAMDSNDLERERGITILAKNTAVHYGEYLINIVDTPGHADFGGEVERILKMVDGVLLVVDAYEGVMPQTKFVLRKALEQNLTPIVVVNKIDRPAARPDEVIDEVLNLFIELDANEDQLDFPVVYASALNGFAMLDHTKPGDDMKPLFESIIQNIPHPSVDPEQPLQIQINMLDYNEYLGRIGIGRVQRGIVNLNEQVAVMKRDGKVERQRVVKLFGFQGLQRIEIETAQAGDLIAIAGVGELNVGETVSDINNQEALPLLHIDEPTLQMTFLVNDSPFAGQEGKHVTSRKLRDRLMAELETDVSLRVEETDSPDAFIVSGRGELHLGILIENMRREGYELQVSKPQVIFRNVDGVKHEPFENLVVDVPEEYTGPVMERLGLRKADMTNMINNGNGNVRLEFLIPARGLIGFRTEFLTITRGFGIMNHSFHEYMPTKGDIEGRHAGVLVAAETGTASTYGIEGLEDRGIMFIAPGTEVYEGMIVGEHNRDNDLTINPCKTKAATNVRSATKDETTRLKTPRIMSMEQALEYLNDDEYCEVTPQSVRLRKKFLKKNDRDRADKDKKWAKVNA from the coding sequence ATCCTCGCGAAAAACACCGCCGTTCACTACGGCGAGTACCTGATCAACATCGTCGATACCCCTGGACACGCCGACTTCGGCGGAGAAGTTGAGCGTATCTTGAAAATGGTTGACGGCGTTCTGCTCGTCGTTGACGCATATGAAGGCGTAATGCCGCAGACCAAGTTCGTACTGCGCAAAGCTCTTGAACAAAACCTCACCCCGATCGTCGTCGTCAACAAAATCGACCGTCCGGCTGCACGTCCGGATGAAGTCATCGACGAAGTTCTGAACCTCTTCATCGAACTGGATGCAAACGAAGACCAACTCGACTTCCCGGTTGTCTACGCTTCGGCGCTGAACGGTTTTGCTATGCTTGACCACACCAAGCCGGGCGACGACATGAAGCCGCTGTTCGAATCGATCATCCAGAACATCCCGCACCCGTCCGTTGACCCGGAGCAACCGTTGCAAATCCAGATCAACATGCTGGACTACAACGAATACCTGGGCCGCATCGGGATCGGCCGCGTGCAACGCGGTATCGTCAACCTGAACGAACAAGTAGCGGTTATGAAGCGCGACGGCAAAGTCGAGCGCCAACGCGTCGTCAAGCTGTTCGGTTTCCAAGGTCTGCAACGCATCGAGATCGAGACCGCTCAAGCGGGCGACCTGATCGCAATCGCAGGTGTCGGCGAACTGAACGTTGGCGAAACCGTTTCGGACATCAACAACCAAGAAGCGCTTCCGCTTCTGCACATCGACGAGCCGACTCTGCAAATGACCTTCCTCGTCAACGACTCGCCGTTCGCAGGTCAAGAAGGTAAGCACGTGACGTCCCGCAAACTGCGCGACCGTCTCATGGCTGAACTTGAGACCGACGTTTCTCTGCGCGTCGAAGAAACCGATTCCCCGGATGCGTTCATCGTTTCCGGTCGCGGTGAACTTCACCTCGGCATCTTGATCGAGAACATGCGTCGCGAAGGCTACGAGCTGCAAGTGTCCAAGCCGCAAGTTATCTTCCGCAACGTAGACGGCGTCAAGCACGAGCCGTTCGAGAACCTCGTGGTTGACGTACCGGAAGAATACACCGGCCCGGTTATGGAACGTCTCGGCCTGCGCAAAGCAGACATGACGAACATGATCAACAACGGCAACGGCAACGTGCGCCTCGAATTCCTCATCCCGGCTCGCGGTCTGATCGGGTTCCGTACCGAATTCCTGACCATCACCCGCGGTTTCGGGATCATGAACCACTCCTTCCACGAATACATGCCGACCAAAGGGGACATCGAAGGCCGCCACGCAGGCGTTCTCGTCGCTGCTGAAACCGGCACCGCGTCCACCTACGGGATCGAAGGTCTCGAAGACCGCGGCATCATGTTCATCGCACCGGGTACCGAAGTGTACGAAGGCATGATCGTGGGCGAGCACAACCGCGACAACGACCTGACGATCAACCCGTGCAAAACCAAAGCGGCAACCAACGTTCGTTCCGCGACCAAGGATGAAACCACCCGCCTGAAAACTCCGCGCATCATGTCGATGGAGCAGGCGCTTGAATACTTGAACGACGATGAATACTGCGAAGTCACCCCGCAATCCGTCCGTCTTCGCAAGAAATTCCTCAAGAAAAACGACCGTGACCGCGCAGATAAGGACAAGAAATGGGCGAAAGTCAACGCATAG